The Haloplanus salinarum genome includes a region encoding these proteins:
- a CDS encoding cytochrome c oxidase subunit 3 has product MSTDHGGDDHGHHLPAVEDWPRGFGEASWWPFITALGAGGIYLGAALFIVSGGSESTIDPMLAPLATSASVGAFLFGLYGWIYHAFVTEFWSSGADETSASALRWGMIAFLGSEIATFGGVFTYYFFIRAGTWPPGELPHLTGSLVIINTAILVASSLTLHWAHVAIRNDDRRKFALGLLSTLILGLVFIGGQVYEYYEFIVHTEFTVTSGLFGSAFYGLTGLHGLHVSLGGVLLAIVTIRALAGQYSAERHVSVSTVSMYWHFVDVVWIFLVVILYLGGSVGA; this is encoded by the coding sequence ATGAGTACGGATCACGGCGGGGACGACCATGGACATCACCTCCCGGCAGTCGAGGACTGGCCCCGGGGGTTCGGCGAGGCGAGTTGGTGGCCCTTCATCACGGCCCTGGGTGCGGGCGGCATCTACCTGGGTGCGGCCCTCTTCATCGTCTCGGGCGGGTCCGAATCGACCATCGACCCCATGCTCGCCCCGCTCGCGACGTCGGCGAGCGTCGGCGCCTTCCTCTTTGGCCTGTACGGCTGGATCTATCACGCCTTCGTCACCGAGTTCTGGTCCAGCGGCGCCGACGAGACGAGCGCGTCGGCCCTTCGCTGGGGGATGATCGCCTTCCTCGGGTCCGAAATCGCCACCTTCGGCGGGGTGTTCACGTACTACTTTTTCATCCGCGCGGGCACGTGGCCGCCCGGCGAACTCCCGCACCTGACCGGATCGCTCGTCATCATCAACACGGCCATCCTGGTGGCGTCGAGTCTCACGCTCCACTGGGCCCACGTCGCCATCCGTAACGACGACCGCCGGAAGTTCGCGCTCGGCCTCCTGTCGACGCTCATCTTGGGACTGGTCTTCATCGGCGGGCAGGTCTACGAGTACTACGAGTTCATCGTCCACACCGAGTTTACGGTCACCTCCGGACTGTTCGGGTCGGCCTTCTACGGACTGACCGGCCTCCACGGTCTCCACGTCTCGCTCGGCGGCGTACTCCTCGCCATCGTCACGATCCGCGCGCTGGCCGGCCAGTACTCCGCCGAACGGCACGTCTCGGTCAGCACCGTCTCGATGTACTGGCACTTCGTCGACGTGGTCTGGATCTTCCTCGTCGTCATCCTCTATCTCGGCGGGTCGGTCGGCGCCTGA
- a CDS encoding DUF7385 family protein yields the protein MEDFEQLVSSLTPREENDEIKLYQNTVSVACPVCEEPFDDLVACKKTETSLEQIEPLDICVTVHEGSPLLFTHKH from the coding sequence ATGGAGGATTTCGAGCAACTCGTGTCGTCGCTCACGCCCCGGGAGGAGAACGACGAGATCAAACTCTACCAGAACACCGTCTCGGTGGCGTGTCCGGTGTGTGAGGAGCCGTTCGACGACCTCGTGGCCTGCAAGAAGACCGAAACCAGCCTCGAACAGATCGAACCGCTCGACATCTGCGTCACGGTCCACGAGGGCAGTCCGCTGCTTTTCACCCACAAACACTGA
- a CDS encoding CDGSH iron-sulfur domain-containing protein — MAREVTHTATGPKIITPADIDEEKGDVAVCLCGLSEEYPFCDGSHKRAEGEDPDERYKYVDGERRRVAVEFRDE, encoded by the coding sequence ATGGCACGGGAAGTGACCCACACCGCGACGGGACCGAAGATCATCACGCCGGCGGACATCGACGAGGAGAAAGGCGACGTGGCGGTCTGTCTCTGCGGCCTGAGCGAGGAGTACCCCTTCTGTGACGGCTCCCACAAGCGGGCGGAGGGGGAGGATCCGGACGAACGCTACAAGTACGTCGACGGGGAGCGCCGTCGGGTCGCCGTCGAGTTCCGCGACGAGTAG
- a CDS encoding DUF7527 domain-containing protein: MDSEILDAVTEWGARPVSDGVAGLYDLADEEFSGAVTDGTAWTFVLNGRYLGVFDGDVHDFEDASLTAYTAPDVSLPLLYAMRARGGQTRGQYYSNETPLTEIDETLSSGNFVGYVELSENVLSGDYYVVYYGGRSLPVAYVGNSRRLLTGDEAFERAADEVGIYSVVDADVDIVELPEPDPRETDDAGAGAGAGGAAGAAATTTDAAGADAPADAADDVAFDDVDTGDGTTPAGTGPDDAADGAFADATTDHRSADADAADEADTDAPTPDWATPEVATDDADDEATGEETAAGVDTNADAAPEDEETDAEADANADAAPEGGTSAAADGADEPAADDAASAMDAGTVTTEDVALEPATNEEAGDPTDGDGTADEAADADATGDGATDAEPTGADEATDADATDDGTADGVTADQVARLRHELEAVREAKSEVEAERDRIASERDEHRAAVERLQERVAELEAEIERLEDDDAAAVATDRTLTPAEALAGTNLFVRYEDKTAGTLERAAQGRIDASTLRDNLRIDHHTEFETEGLAVDGRPFEAFLRGTTEHRFVEWLLTALTYEIRQTDTRAGLSKLYEAIERIDRIDLGGEVDVSAETRPEATSESFDVVFRDKMGDPLFVAAIEDDRDPTTASAVEELIESASRVSETATTLAGAFFVSTSFFESAAMKAVVDATRGGLFSRSSRRSYVKLSRKSGFHLCLVEARDDDLFLTVPDL, translated from the coding sequence ATGGACAGCGAGATTCTGGACGCGGTGACCGAGTGGGGAGCTCGCCCCGTCTCCGACGGCGTTGCCGGGTTGTACGACCTCGCTGACGAGGAGTTCTCGGGGGCCGTCACCGACGGTACTGCCTGGACGTTCGTCCTCAACGGTCGGTATCTGGGAGTGTTCGACGGCGACGTCCACGACTTCGAGGACGCGTCGCTGACGGCCTACACCGCCCCCGACGTCTCCCTCCCGCTCCTCTATGCGATGCGGGCCCGCGGCGGCCAAACCCGCGGTCAGTATTACTCCAACGAGACGCCGCTGACCGAGATCGACGAGACGCTCTCCTCGGGGAACTTCGTCGGCTACGTCGAACTCTCGGAGAACGTCCTCTCCGGGGATTACTACGTCGTCTACTACGGCGGTCGGTCGCTCCCGGTCGCCTACGTTGGCAACAGCCGACGCCTCCTGACGGGCGACGAGGCGTTCGAACGCGCGGCCGACGAGGTGGGCATCTACTCGGTCGTCGACGCCGACGTCGACATCGTCGAGTTGCCGGAACCGGACCCGCGCGAGACGGACGACGCCGGCGCGGGCGCCGGTGCCGGTGGGGCGGCCGGTGCCGCGGCCACCACGACCGACGCCGCCGGGGCGGACGCGCCCGCCGACGCCGCGGACGACGTCGCGTTCGACGACGTCGACACCGGCGACGGGACGACCCCCGCCGGAACGGGTCCCGACGACGCCGCGGACGGCGCCTTCGCCGACGCGACGACGGATCACCGGTCGGCGGACGCGGACGCTGCGGACGAGGCCGATACCGACGCGCCGACCCCCGACTGGGCGACGCCGGAGGTGGCCACCGACGACGCGGACGACGAGGCCACAGGGGAGGAGACGGCCGCCGGCGTGGACACGAACGCCGACGCGGCCCCGGAGGACGAGGAGACGGACGCCGAGGCGGACGCGAACGCCGACGCGGCCCCGGAGGGTGGGACCTCCGCCGCGGCCGACGGGGCCGACGAGCCTGCCGCGGACGACGCGGCGTCGGCGATGGACGCGGGGACGGTGACCACCGAGGACGTGGCGCTGGAGCCGGCGACAAACGAGGAAGCCGGGGATCCGACGGACGGGGACGGAACGGCCGACGAGGCGGCCGACGCGGACGCGACGGGCGACGGTGCGACGGACGCCGAACCGACGGGGGCCGACGAGGCCACCGACGCGGACGCGACGGACGACGGGACCGCCGACGGGGTGACGGCCGACCAGGTCGCCCGGTTGCGACACGAACTCGAGGCCGTCCGCGAGGCGAAATCGGAGGTCGAGGCCGAGCGCGACCGGATCGCGAGCGAGCGCGACGAGCACCGCGCCGCGGTCGAGCGTCTGCAGGAGCGCGTGGCCGAGTTGGAGGCCGAGATCGAACGTCTGGAGGACGACGACGCCGCGGCCGTGGCCACAGACCGGACGCTCACGCCCGCGGAGGCGCTCGCGGGGACGAACCTGTTCGTCCGGTACGAGGACAAGACCGCGGGGACGCTCGAACGCGCCGCACAGGGTCGGATCGACGCGTCGACGCTCCGCGACAACCTCCGGATCGACCACCACACCGAGTTCGAGACGGAGGGCTTGGCCGTCGACGGCCGGCCGTTCGAGGCGTTCCTCCGCGGGACGACCGAACACCGGTTCGTCGAGTGGCTGTTGACCGCGCTGACCTACGAGATCAGGCAGACCGACACGCGGGCGGGGCTCTCGAAGCTGTACGAGGCCATCGAGCGGATCGACCGCATCGACCTCGGCGGCGAGGTCGACGTGTCGGCAGAGACCCGTCCGGAGGCGACGTCCGAGTCCTTCGACGTGGTCTTCCGGGACAAGATGGGCGATCCGCTGTTCGTCGCCGCCATCGAGGATGATCGTGACCCGACCACGGCCTCGGCCGTCGAGGAACTGATCGAGAGCGCGAGTCGCGTGAGCGAGACGGCGACGACGCTCGCGGGTGCCTTCTTCGTCTCGACGAGCTTCTTCGAGTCGGCGGCGATGAAAGCCGTGGTCGATGCCACCCGTGGCGGCCTGTTCAGTCGGAGCTCTCGACGGAGTTACGTAAAGCTCTCACGGAAGTCGGGGTTCCACCTGTGCTTGGTCGAGGCGCGAGACGACGATCTCTTTTTGACCGTACCGGACCTCTAA
- a CDS encoding adenylosuccinate synthase, producing the protein MTVTIVGSQLGDEGKGALVDLWGGNADIVVRYQGGDNAGHTVVEDGEEYKLSLVPSGAVRGKTGVLGNGCVVNPRTLFEEIDTLRERGLDPDVRVARRAHVIMPYHRVLDGIEEDVKSDDDLAAGTTGRGIGPTYEDKVGRRGIRVGDLLDPEVLRDRLEYVVPQKRALVEEVFGLEAGEEFDVEALHEEFADVGRRLAAEDMTVNAGDFLARRLDDGAELLFEGAQGTSIDIDHGIYPYVTSSNPTAGGASTGSGVGPTVVGRGEVVGIVKAYLSRVGTGPLPTELDGDDEDLADYIREKGGEFGTVTGRPRRIGWLDVPMLRHAARTSGFTGIAVNHLDVLAGLDEVKVGDAYDIDGERLETMPATTERWAECEPILKAFEPWPEVDWTAVADDGYDALPANARTYLEYLSDEVGVPIYAVGVGPDRADTVELVDPFE; encoded by the coding sequence ATGACTGTCACCATCGTCGGATCCCAGCTCGGAGACGAGGGCAAAGGTGCCCTCGTCGACCTGTGGGGTGGGAACGCCGACATCGTGGTCCGGTACCAAGGCGGGGACAACGCCGGCCACACCGTCGTCGAGGATGGCGAGGAGTACAAGCTGTCGCTGGTGCCGAGCGGTGCCGTCCGCGGGAAGACGGGGGTCCTCGGCAACGGCTGTGTCGTCAACCCGCGCACGCTGTTCGAGGAAATCGACACCCTCCGGGAGCGGGGACTCGACCCCGACGTCCGCGTCGCGCGCCGTGCACACGTCATCATGCCGTACCACCGCGTCCTCGACGGCATCGAGGAGGACGTCAAAAGCGACGACGACCTGGCGGCCGGCACCACGGGTCGTGGCATCGGCCCCACCTACGAGGACAAGGTCGGCCGCCGCGGCATCCGGGTCGGCGACCTGCTCGACCCCGAGGTGCTCCGCGACCGACTGGAGTACGTCGTCCCCCAGAAGCGCGCGCTCGTCGAGGAGGTGTTCGGCCTGGAGGCCGGCGAGGAGTTCGACGTTGAGGCGCTCCACGAGGAGTTCGCCGACGTCGGCCGCCGCCTCGCCGCGGAGGACATGACGGTGAACGCCGGCGACTTCCTCGCGCGCCGACTCGACGACGGCGCGGAGTTGCTGTTCGAGGGTGCACAGGGGACCTCCATCGACATCGATCACGGTATCTACCCCTACGTGACCTCCTCGAACCCGACCGCCGGTGGGGCGTCGACGGGGTCGGGTGTGGGTCCGACCGTCGTCGGGCGCGGCGAGGTGGTCGGCATCGTGAAGGCCTACCTCTCCCGCGTGGGCACCGGGCCCCTGCCGACGGAACTCGACGGCGACGACGAGGACCTCGCGGACTACATCCGCGAGAAGGGTGGCGAGTTCGGCACCGTCACCGGCCGACCGCGCCGCATCGGCTGGCTCGACGTGCCCATGCTCCGCCACGCGGCCCGGACCAGCGGGTTCACGGGCATCGCCGTCAACCACCTGGACGTACTGGCCGGCCTGGACGAGGTGAAGGTCGGCGACGCCTACGACATCGACGGCGAGCGCTTGGAGACGATGCCGGCGACGACCGAGCGCTGGGCGGAGTGCGAGCCGATCCTGAAGGCGTTCGAGCCCTGGCCGGAGGTCGACTGGACCGCCGTCGCCGACGACGGATACGACGCCCTCCCCGCGAACGCCCGCACGTATCTGGAGTATCTGAGCGACGAGGTCGGCGTCCCCATCTACGCCGTCGGCGTCGGCCCGGACCGCGCGGACACGGTCGAACTCGTCGATCCGTTCGAATAG
- a CDS encoding DUF7128 family protein, with the protein MVTTTERDGMTWYECESCGMLFDDRDDARQHEDNCDSDSADPSYLQ; encoded by the coding sequence ATGGTGACCACGACCGAGCGGGACGGTATGACGTGGTACGAGTGTGAGAGCTGTGGGATGTTGTTCGACGACCGGGACGACGCCAGACAGCACGAGGACAACTGCGACAGCGACAGCGCCGACCCCTCCTATCTCCAGTAA
- a CDS encoding DUF5796 family protein: MTIRTDVAPSTLPVTLEEGGVEVEYLDGRTAFYRGVPEKVTETLSAAPGKAVHVLVTDPDGTEGVLMYVNDRKTHEDILESTGVGRIVLDGGETEEIFPGVTVGTPDGMRCRVQADLSTARGRVFVFVEDDWGEESYELVAGD, encoded by the coding sequence ATGACCATCCGCACCGACGTCGCTCCGAGTACGCTTCCGGTGACCCTCGAAGAGGGGGGCGTCGAAGTGGAGTACCTCGACGGTCGGACGGCGTTCTACCGCGGCGTCCCGGAGAAGGTAACGGAGACGCTCTCGGCGGCCCCCGGCAAGGCGGTCCACGTCCTCGTGACCGACCCCGACGGGACCGAGGGCGTGTTGATGTACGTCAACGACCGCAAGACCCACGAGGACATCCTCGAATCGACGGGCGTCGGTCGGATCGTCCTCGACGGCGGGGAGACCGAGGAGATATTCCCGGGCGTGACCGTCGGCACGCCCGACGGGATGCGGTGTCGGGTGCAGGCCGACCTGTCGACGGCGCGCGGCCGCGTGTTCGTCTTCGTCGAGGACGACTGGGGCGAGGAGTCCTACGAACTGGTCGCGGGAGACTAG
- the pan1 gene encoding proteasome-activating nucleotidase Pan1, which translates to MTDTVDDVDLPYDEEAASQQEKIEALRERLDVLEGQNEEMRDKLLDANAENNKYQQKLERLTHENKKLKQSPLFVATVQELTDEGVIIKQHGNNQEALTEVTEEMRTDLEPDSRVAVNNSLSVVKRLDKETDVRARVMQVDHSPDVTYEDIGGLETQMQEVRETVEMPLDRPEMFEQVGIDPPSGVLLHGPPGTGKTMLAKAVANQTDATFIKMAGSELVHKFIGEGAKLVRDLFEVARENEPAVLFIDEIDAIASKRTDSKTSGDAEVQRTMMQLLSEMDGFEERGDVRIIAATNRFDMLDPAILRPGRFDRLIEVPKPDHAGREIIFKIHTRNMNVADDVDFVELADVATDASGADIKAICTEAGMFAIRDDRTEIYMDDFVSAWEKISAESTDESVSRAFA; encoded by the coding sequence ATGACCGACACTGTGGACGATGTCGACCTCCCGTACGACGAGGAGGCGGCGTCGCAGCAGGAAAAAATAGAGGCCCTCCGCGAGCGGCTGGACGTGTTGGAGGGGCAAAACGAGGAGATGCGCGACAAGCTGCTGGACGCGAACGCGGAGAACAACAAGTACCAGCAGAAACTGGAGCGGCTGACCCACGAGAACAAGAAGCTCAAGCAGTCGCCGCTGTTCGTCGCGACGGTGCAGGAACTGACCGACGAGGGCGTCATCATCAAACAGCACGGCAACAACCAGGAGGCCCTGACGGAGGTCACCGAGGAGATGCGGACGGACCTGGAGCCCGACTCGCGGGTGGCGGTGAACAACTCGCTGTCCGTCGTCAAGCGTCTCGACAAGGAGACCGACGTGCGGGCCCGCGTCATGCAGGTCGACCACAGTCCCGACGTGACCTACGAGGACATCGGCGGCCTGGAAACACAGATGCAGGAGGTCCGCGAGACGGTCGAGATGCCCCTCGACCGCCCCGAGATGTTCGAGCAGGTGGGCATCGACCCCCCGTCGGGCGTGCTCCTCCACGGGCCGCCGGGCACCGGGAAGACGATGCTCGCGAAGGCCGTCGCCAACCAGACCGACGCGACCTTCATCAAGATGGCCGGCTCCGAGCTCGTCCACAAGTTCATCGGCGAGGGAGCGAAGCTCGTCCGGGACCTCTTCGAGGTGGCCCGCGAGAACGAGCCCGCCGTCCTCTTCATCGACGAGATCGACGCCATCGCGTCGAAGCGGACGGACTCGAAGACCTCCGGCGACGCCGAGGTCCAGCGGACGATGATGCAACTGCTCTCGGAGATGGACGGCTTCGAGGAGCGGGGCGACGTCCGCATCATCGCGGCGACCAACCGCTTCGACATGCTCGATCCCGCGATCCTGCGTCCCGGCCGGTTCGACCGCCTCATCGAGGTGCCGAAACCCGACCACGCGGGCCGCGAGATCATCTTCAAGATCCACACCCGCAACATGAACGTCGCGGACGACGTGGACTTCGTGGAACTGGCCGACGTGGCGACCGACGCGTCCGGTGCGGATATCAAGGCGATCTGTACCGAGGCCGGGATGTTCGCCATCCGCGACGACCGGACCGAGATCTACATGGACGACTTCGTCTCCGCGTGGGAGAAGATCAGCGCCGAATCGACCGACGAGAGCGTCTCGCGGGCGTTCGCCTGA
- a CDS encoding MarR family transcriptional regulator, with product MSTTETVAPDAESDRWADVRDLPPSAKLVAKVLDYNETLSQSQLAEETLLPPRTVRYALTRLEDAGVVESRFSFSDARKRLYSLKV from the coding sequence ATGAGTACGACCGAGACAGTCGCTCCGGACGCGGAATCGGATCGGTGGGCGGACGTCCGCGATCTCCCACCGAGCGCGAAGCTCGTCGCGAAGGTACTGGACTACAACGAGACGCTGAGCCAGAGTCAGCTAGCCGAGGAGACGCTCCTCCCGCCGCGGACGGTTCGCTACGCGCTCACGCGACTGGAGGACGCCGGCGTCGTCGAGTCCCGGTTCTCCTTTTCCGACGCCCGCAAGCGGCTCTACTCCCTGAAGGTTTAA
- the mre11 gene encoding DNA double-strand break repair protein Mre11, producing the protein MTRVIHTGDTHVGYRQYHSPERRQDFLDAFEAVIDDAVDSQSTGNRTGSDGTVDAVIHAGDLFHDRRPDLPDLLGVLSALRRLAAADVPFLAVVGNHEATRGEQWLDLFSDLGLATRLGAEPTVVGDTAFYGLDHVPRSRRDELDYDFAPHDADAAALVGHGLFTPFPHADWDTETVLDEATVDFDAVLLGDNHVADTARVDGTWVTYCGSTERASADERDARGYNLVEFGSDAGGDATVDVRRRSLDTRPFVFVDVELAAGEGVDRVREQVRQHDLTDAVVVVSITGEGDPVTPAAVEEAALSAGALLARVTDHRAVGGDTDATDTDVEFGDPDAAVRERVREMDLSPTARRLDETVRDGALPDSNVRDRVASLVDDAVAEGSLADAADAEDADAETNAADARNGASDDQVSMEDFQ; encoded by the coding sequence ATGACACGGGTGATCCACACCGGCGACACCCACGTCGGTTACCGTCAGTACCACTCGCCGGAGCGCCGGCAGGACTTCCTCGACGCCTTCGAGGCGGTGATCGACGACGCCGTCGACTCACAGTCGACGGGCAATCGGACGGGGTCCGACGGGACGGTCGACGCCGTGATCCACGCCGGCGACCTCTTTCACGACCGCCGTCCGGACCTCCCCGACCTCCTCGGCGTCCTCTCCGCGCTCCGCCGCCTGGCGGCCGCCGACGTGCCCTTCCTCGCCGTCGTCGGCAACCACGAGGCGACCCGCGGGGAGCAGTGGCTCGATCTCTTCTCGGATCTCGGGCTGGCGACCCGCCTCGGCGCCGAGCCGACGGTCGTCGGCGACACGGCGTTCTACGGGCTCGATCACGTCCCTCGGTCCCGCCGCGACGAACTCGACTACGACTTCGCCCCCCACGACGCCGACGCGGCCGCTCTGGTGGGCCACGGCCTGTTCACCCCCTTCCCGCACGCCGACTGGGACACCGAGACGGTACTCGACGAGGCGACGGTCGACTTCGACGCCGTGTTGCTCGGCGACAACCACGTCGCCGACACCGCCCGCGTCGACGGGACGTGGGTGACGTACTGCGGCTCGACCGAGCGGGCCAGCGCCGACGAACGCGACGCCCGCGGCTACAACCTCGTGGAGTTCGGATCCGACGCGGGCGGCGACGCGACCGTCGACGTCCGCCGGCGCTCGCTCGACACCCGCCCGTTCGTCTTCGTCGACGTGGAACTCGCCGCGGGCGAGGGGGTCGATCGGGTCCGCGAGCAGGTGCGCCAGCACGACCTGACCGACGCCGTCGTCGTGGTGTCGATCACCGGCGAGGGCGACCCCGTCACCCCCGCCGCAGTCGAGGAGGCGGCGCTCTCGGCGGGCGCCCTCCTCGCTCGTGTCACCGACCACCGTGCCGTGGGCGGCGATACCGACGCGACCGATACCGACGTGGAGTTCGGCGACCCCGACGCCGCCGTCCGGGAGCGCGTCCGCGAGATGGACCTCTCCCCGACCGCCCGCCGTCTCGACGAGACGGTGCGGGACGGCGCGCTCCCGGACTCGAACGTCCGCGACCGGGTCGCCTCGCTCGTCGACGACGCCGTCGCGGAGGGATCACTCGCCGACGCCGCGGACGCCGAGGACGCCGACGCCGAGACGAACGCCGCGGACGCACGGAACGGTGCGTCCGACGACCAGGTCTCCATGGAGGACTTCCAGTGA